A single Triticum dicoccoides isolate Atlit2015 ecotype Zavitan chromosome 2A, WEW_v2.0, whole genome shotgun sequence DNA region contains:
- the LOC119356014 gene encoding xyloglucan galactosyltransferase XLT2-like, which translates to MAGMYRPEPPNPTARRQRLVSILLGAFFAFQLLLFVAFRSAPPSKLASTAAATSSSVPEPPSRGTEDSGCRGGLVYVYDLPGVFNEDLLAMCDTLMPMYSVCPYLTNDGLGFPAEGTSLSTILPAELLGSWHSSDQFALEHIVHRRLLSHRCRTTDPARAAAFFVPFYAGLAVGRHLWSANATDADRDRDCVALLSWLHAQPYYKRSNGWDHFLALGRITWDFRRSPSGGWGGSFLAMPGVANVTRLVIEREPWDAMDVGIPYPTGFHPRTAADARAWQQHVTSVPRPRLFAFAGAPRSAIKGDFRALLLSDCQAAGAACGALDCAEGKCIKDNALVLELFMGARFCVQPRGDSFTRRSLFDCMVAGAVPVLFWRRTAYLQYHWYLPTEDGQEGEWSVFIDRDELRAGNVTVRGVLAAIPEARVRQMRERVVEMIPRLVYSAADKDGLGGGMKDAIDVMIDGMLRRVAEQRRNWRRT; encoded by the coding sequence ATGGCCGGGATGTACCGTCCCGAGCCGCCGAACCCCACCGCGCGCCGCCAGCGCCTCGTATCAATCCTCCTCGGCGCCTTCTTCGCCTTCCAGCTCCTCCTCTTCGTCGCCTTCCGCTCCGCGCCGCCGTCCAAGCTTGCCTCCACCGCTGCCGCAACCTCCTCTTCCGTACCGGAGCCGCCCAGCCGCGGCACCGAGGACTCCGGGTGCCGGGGTGGGCTCGTGTACGTCTACGACCTCCCGGGCGTCTTCAACGAGGATCTGCTCGCCATGTGTGATACGCTGATGCCGATGTACTCGGTTTGCCCCTACCTCACCAACGACGGACTCGGGTTTCCGGCGGAAGGGACCAGCTTGTCGACGATCCTGCCGGCCGAGCTTCTTGGGTCGTGGCACTCCTCCGACCAGTTCGCGCTCGAGCACATCGTCCACCGTCGCCTGCTCTCGCACCGGTGCCGCACCACCGACCCGGCGCGCGCCGCGGCGTTCTTCGTGCCGTTCTACGCGGGGCTGGCCGTCGGGCGCCACCTGTGGTCGGCGAACGCCACGGACGCCGACCGGGACAGGGACTGCGTCGCGCTGCTTTCGTGGCTTCACGCGCAGCCGTACTACAAGCGGTCCAATGGCTGGGACCACTTCCTCGCGCTGGGCCGCATTACCTGGGACTTCCGCCGCAGTCCGAGCGGCGGGTGGGGCGGCAGCTTCCTCGCCATGCCCGGGGTCGCCAACGTCACCCGCCTCGTCATCGAGCGCGAGCCATGGGACGCCATGGACGTCGGCATACCATACCCGACCGGATTCCACCCGCGCACCGCGGCCGACGCGCGCGCGTGGCAGCAGCACGTCACGTCAGTCCCGCGCCCCAGGCTGTTCGCCTTCGCCGGCGCGCCGCGGTCGGCCATCAAGGGCGACTTCCGCGCGTTGCTGCTCAGCGATTGCCAGGCCGCGGGGGCGGCGTGCGGCGCGCTGGACTGCGCCGAGGGCAAGTGCATCAAGGACAACGCGCTCGTCCTGGAGCTGTTCATGGGCGCGCGGTTCTGCGTGCAGCCGCGCGGGGACAGCTTCACGCGCCGCTCGCTGTTCGACTGCATGGTGGCCGGGGCCGTGCCGGTGCTGTTCTGGCGGCGGACCGCGTACCTTCAGTACCACTGGTACCTGCCGACCGAAGACGGCCAAGAAGGGGAGTGGTCCGTCTTCATCGATCGCGACGAGCTGCGCGCCGGCAACGTGACCGTGCGCGGCGTGCTGGCGGCCATCCCAGAGGCGCGGGTGCGGCAGATGAGGGAGCGCGTGGTGGAGATGATACCGCGGTTGGTCTACTCCGCCGCGGACAAGGATGGGCTCGGCGGCGGCATGAAGGACGCCATAGACGTCATGATCGACGGCATGCTGCGGCGGGTCGCAGAGCAGCGGCGGAATTGGAGGAGGACGTGA